Below is a window of Shinella sp. PSBB067 DNA.
CGGCGTTACGACGCCAGCTTCCAGCGCATCTCCCGCCCGAACGCCAGGAACGCGTCCCGCGAGAGCGGCCTTGCGAAGGCATAGCCCTGCAGGAGGTCGCAGCCGAGGAGCCCGAGCATCTCCGCATGCTCCATCGTCTCCACGCCCTCCGCCACGATCTCGATGCCGAGCGAACGGCCGATCTCGATGATCGAGCGCACCAGCGCCTGCTCGTTGTGCGAGGAGAGGATGGGCGCCACGAGCTGGCGGTCGATCTTCAGCCGCTTGGGCTTGAGCTTCAGCAGGCTGACGATGGAGGTATGGCCGGTGCCGAAATCGTCGATCTCGATGTCGATGCCGAGCGCCTTGATGCGGGCGAGGTTGGTCAGCACCACGTCGTCGCTCTCGTCGAGGAAGATCGATTCCACCAGCTCGAAGGCGATCTGGCCCGGCTGGATGGAAAGGCCGGTGAGGCTGTCGATCAGGCTTTCGTCGCGCAACCGCCGGGCCGAGACGTTGACCGAGATCTTCGGCATGATCAGGCCCTGCGCGGCCCAGCGGGCGCAGTCGATGAGCGCCTTCTCCAGCACGATGCGGTCGAGCGTCGCCATGACGTTGAGGTCTTCGGCGATCTTGAGGAAGCGGTCCGGCGTCAGCAGCCCGTCGCGCGGATGGTTCCAGCGGATGAGCGCCTCGGCGCCCGCCAGCTTCAGCGTGCCGGCGTCGATCTGCGGCTGGTAGAAGGGCACGAACTCGTTGTTCTCGATGCCGGCGAGGATGTCGTCGGCGATGCGCTTGTTCGAGATGATCTCGGCCTGCAGCGCCTCGGTGAAGAATTCGTGCCGGTTGCGCCCGAGCGCCTTGGCGCGGTAGAGCGCGATGTCGGCATTGATCAGAAGCTTGGCGGTGTCGATCGCCCGGCCCTCGGCAAGCGCGATGCCGATGCTGACGCCGAAGCGGCAGAGATGGCCCTCATATTCGACCGGCTGCTGCATCAGCGTGATGATGCGGCGCGCCAGCCCGCCGAGATGCGCCTCGTCCGCCGTGTCGCGCACCACGACGACGAATTCGTCGCCGCCGATGCGGGCGACGAGGTCGCCATCGCGGACCGCCGCGCGCAGCACCTGCGAGGCATGCACCAGGAGCGCGTCGCCCGCCGCATGGCCGAGCGTATCGTTGATCTGCTTGAAGCGGTCGAGGTCGATATGGAGGATGCCGACGCGCACGTCCGCATCCTCGCCCCGCGCGGCGATGCCGATCAGCTCGTCGTCGAGCTTGCGGCGGTTGCCGAGGCCCGTCAGCGGATCGTGCAGCGCGTTGTGCTCGATACGGACCCGCGCCTGCTCCAGTTCGACATTCTTGGCGTCGGCCTGCGCCTTGGCGGCCTTGAGGTGGTTCCGCAGGCGCACGTCCTCGGTCACGTCGAAGGCGAGGCCGATCAGCCTGCGGGTGCCGCCATGGCCGTAGTGGATCTTGCCGACGGAGCGCACATGGCGGGTTTCCCCGTCCGCCAGCACGACGCGCGCCTCCTGCACATAGGGCAGTTCCTGCGCGATGCAGCGCTCGACATTGTCGATGATCGCCGCCCGGTCGTCGGGATGCAGGGCGCCGAGCCAGGCCTCGCGTGAGACGATGCCGTCGGTGAAGGTCAGCCCGTAGAGCTGGTGCATGCGCCCGTCCCAGAAGGTGCGGTCGAGGTCGAGGTCGGCCTCCCACAGGCCGCACTGGTAGGAATCGAGCGCCAGGTCGAGGCGCCGGGTCGTTTCCTCCAGCTCGGCGTTCTGCCGGTCGGAGCGCTCCTTCGCCTCCTTGAGGCGGGCCGTCATCAGCACGTCCTCGGTGACGTCGAAGGCAAGGCCCACCAGCTTGCGCCGGCCATCCTGCTCGACATGCAGCTTGCCGACGGACTGGATGTGGCGGATCGTTCCGTCCGGGTGCACCACGCGCGAGGTGCGCAGGTACGGCACGTCTTCCCCGATCGCGGTGTCGACCTTGAGCTCGGCCTCTTTACGGTCCTCGGGATGGATCGCGCTGATCCAGGTCTCGTGGCTGATGCGCTCGCCCGTGTTGGCAACGCCGTAGAGCTGGTGCATGCGGGCGTCCCACAGCGTCAGGCCATCCTCGAGATCGGCCTCCCACAGGCCGCACTGGTAGGAATCGAGCGCAAGGTCCAGCCGCCGCGTGAGCTTGGCGAGCTCGGCGTTCTGAACCTCCGCGTGCTCCTTGGCGGCGTGAAGCGCCTGGTTGAGAAGCACGTCCTCCGTGACGTCCCAACTGATGCCCGTCAGCTTCTCCTCGCCGTTCGGGCCGATCAGGCGCGAGCCGACATTGCGGATATGGTGCCAGCTCCCGTCGGGCATCAGGATGCGGTACTGCGACTTGTAGTCGTTGCCGCCGGCGCGGATCAGGTCCATCTCCGCCTTCGCGGTGGCCATGTCGTCCGGATGCAGCACGGAGCGCCATTCCTTGTCGTTCGGCGTCCTGTTCTCCGGAAAGCCGTGCAGGCGGTGCATCTGGGTATCCCAGTTGCGCGCGCCGGTCGCAAGCGCGATTTCCCAGATGCCGATCCTGGAGGCGTCGAGCGCGATGTCGAGGCGCTGGGAGAGCGACTGCACCTGCCGTTCGCGCGCCCTGAGGCGGGCGATGTTGCGCTGGCGCTCGCCGACGAGCCCGCCGGTCAGGAAGATCGGCACGATGATGACGAGGGCGGCGGCGGCGACGATCAGCCGGATCTGCGCCAGGTTTTCCGGCGGATGGTGCCAGCCCCGTGCCGGAACGGCGGCCAGCTGCCAGCGCCCGCCGGGAAAGTCGAGCACCCGCAGGACCGGCTCGTTCTCGAAGACCTCGGCGTTGCCGAAGAACGGATCGACGACGTTGTCCGGCGCGCTGACATCCCGGATGGCGAGTTCGATGTCGGCGGTGTGCTGCGGCAGGCCGCGCTGCACGGAAAGCGTCTCGTCGATGAGGCCGGCATCGACGAAGAGCTTGCGCTCGTCGATCAGCCCGTCGACATAGCCCCAGAAATAGCGCTGTGCATCGACATCGATGTAGACCGGCATGAAGAGACTGAAGCCGCGCCCGCCCCGGGCAAAGACGATGGGCCCCAGCATGAGCGGGCGTCCCTGCGAGCGGTCGGCCCTTGCAGCGGTGCGGAAGGAGGGGAACCGGTTGAGGTCGGTGCCCTGATAGCGCTGGTTGCCGTCGAGCGGGAAAACCCGGGTCACCTTCCCGCCGGGCGCCACGCCGATGCGGCGGAAATGCGTGTTCTGCAGCATCAGCTTGCGGGAAAAGGAATCGAACTGCGCGGCGGCCTGGTCCGGCGCCGCGGCGAACAGGTTGGCAAGGCTGCGCAGCGCCACCACGTCGCCGTTCACCTCGCTTTGCAGCCGGGCGCCGACCAGCGCGAGATCGCCGGCGACACGGTTCTGCAGTTCGTTGCGATAGATGCTCTCGTTCTGCCGCTCGTAGAAGATGCCCGCCGTCAGGATGACGCAACCGGCGATCGCCGCCGGAATGAGCGAAGGCCTCGCCCACTCTGCGATGAGCGCCAGATGACGGCGGAGAATGGCGGGAAAAAGCAAGACGAGAGTCCTCGGTTCTGTGGGGACCGTACGTGGGTTTTCCTTAAAATTGCATTTATAACCAACTGAAATACTTGCATTTCCCCGGATTTACACACGCCTGGAAATAGCATTTGTCAGACAATTCGGGGGATGACGGCGACGCGCGCCTTGATTCATGCTGCCTTTCCGGCCATCCATTTCATCGCGGCGTGCAACGGGCAAATTTCGCCATATTTGGGGGGCATCTGACGTGACCGGTAGAAACACTGATTCATTCCCAGGGGTTCGCAAGATGCGGTTGCTCATCGCTGCACTGATGGCTACGGCCGCTTTCCTTTCGCCGCTCGCCGCATCCGCGGAAAGCGCCGACGTCGAGGCCGTCATCACCAAGGTGGACACGGCCAATCTCAGCCTGTCGCTGGACGACGGCAAGAAATACCAGGCGCCGGAGGAGTTCAACTTCGACGGCCTGGAGCCGGGCGTGAAGGTGCTGGTGTTCTACACCGAGGTCGACGGCAAGCGCGTCATCAACGATCTAGAGGTCGTGCAGTAGAGCCTGTCCCGTCCCCGGCAGGCGGTTTCAGAGCCAGTGCATCCCCGTGCCGTCGAGCCGGAGGATGCGGTCCTGGTGGATCGGCGTGTTGGCCGCCTCTTCCTCGTTCATGCCGTTGAGGCGGAAGGCCGCGCGGAAAACGCCGCCGTGGCTGACGCAGACCGTCGGCTGCGTCACTTCGCCAAGGAACGAGCCGACCCGCCAGCAGAGGATTTCGTAGCTCTCGGCCGCGTCCCCGGGCGGGATGAAGTTCCATTTCGCGCGGGCGCGCTCCTCGACCCTCTCCGGCACGCTCTCCGTCAGTTCCGCCAGCGTATGGCCTTCCCAGTCGCCGAAGGAGACTTCGACGAGGCGCGGGTCGGTGCGGTAGGCGAGGGGAGGAAGGCCGATGGCGCGGCGCATGATCTCCATCGTCTCGCGCGTGCGCCCGAGCGGGCTCGCCACGAAATCGAAACCGGAAACGGTGTCGCCGAGAATGCCCTTGAGGGCCTGGCCGTTGCCGGCCGCCTGGCGGCGGCCGGTATCGTTCAGCGGGATGTCCTTCTGGCCTTGCAGCCTGCCCTCTGCATTCCACGCGGTCTGGCCGTGTCGGATCATGTAGATGAGCAAGGCGGGTCCCTGAAGTGCGTCAGTCCTTGACGACGGAAATGTCCGGCGCGTCGACGGCCTTCATGCCGATGACGTGGTAGCCGCTGTCGGCATGGTGCGTCTCGCCCGTGACGGAGCGCGACAGGTCCGAGAGCAGGTAGAGGCCGACATCGCCCACCTCCTCGATGGTGACGGTACGGCGCAGCGGCGCATTGTACTCGTTCCACTTGAGGATATAGCGGAAATCGCCGATGCCGGAGGCCGCGAGCGTCTTGATCGGGCCGGCCGAGACGGCGTTGACGCGGATGTTCTTCGGGCCGAGGTCGACCGCGAGATATTTCACGCTCGCCTCCAGCGCCGCCTTGGCGACGCCCATGACGTTGTAGTTCGGCATGACCTTTTCCGCGCCGTAATAGGTCAGCGTCAGCATCGAGCCGCCGTCCGTCATCAGCTTTTCCGCACGGCGGGCGACCGATGTGAAGGAATAGACCGAGATCTGCATCGTCTTGGCGAAGTTGCCGGGCGTCGTATCGACATAGCGGCCCGTCAGCTCGTCCTTGTCGGAAAAGCCGATGGCGTGCACGAGGAAGTCGATCTTGCCCCACATCTTCTCGACGTTTGCGAAGACGGCGTCGATCGACGCCTCGTCGGAAACGTCGCAGTCACCGGCCAGCACGGCGCCGATCTCGGCGGCGAGCGGCTCGACGCGCTTCTTCAGGGCATCGCCCTGATAGGTAAAGGCGATTTCGCCGCCCTGCGCGTGGATAGCCTTGGCAATGCCCCAGGCGATGGACCGGTTGTTGGCGACGCCCATGATGACGCCGCGCTTGCCCTTCATCAGACCAGATGCCTGAACCATGGATTGCCCCCTGATATCAAAGTCGAAGTTGCCTATGGCATAGGCGGCAATGCGGTTCAAGCGCGCAGGGGTTCAGGAACTGTTAGCATCCGTAACATTGGGTGCACGGTTCACAGAAGAATTATAAATCGATTAGAGGTAGAGGCCTTCGCGCAGCGAGCGCATGAGATCGATCATCTTGGCGTCGGGCTTTTCCCAGAGCAGCAGCCGGATTTCGGCGACGAGATCGCCGCGCTCGCCGTTTTCCCGCGTCAGTCCCTCGCCCTCAATGCGGATTGCCTGGTCCGAGCCCGACCAGGCCGGAACCGTCACCGTGATCGGGCCGAGCGGTCCTTCGATGGTCGTCTCGCAGCCGAGCACGGCATTCTCGATCGATATGGGCAAGTCCATCTTGAGGTCGAAGCCGTCGGGGCGGAAGCGGCCGGGCGCGATGCGCACGGTGATCACGGCATCGCCCCGCCGCAGGTTCTCGATGCGGTGGCCGGCGTCCCTCAGGCGGATCACCTGGCCGTCGGTCGTGCCCGCGCCGATCGGCACGCGGATGGTCTGACCCTCCGGCGTCTCGATGGTCGGGCGCACCCTGTTGAGGATATCCTCGACAGTGACGGTGATGTCGGAGACGAGGTCGGGGGCCTTCTCGATCCGGGCGCGACCGCTGCGGATGCGGCGGATGATGGCGGAGATGAGGGCGGCGCCCGGCGCGGCGTTGCGTGCCGGCACGGCGTCCTCGCCCGGCTGGTCCTCGGCCTCCTTGCGGGCCTCCTGCGCCGGTGCCGCACCGGCCTGCTGCTGGGCCTGCGCCTGCTGCTGCGCCTGCGGACGGGCCTGCTGGCCGCGGGAATCGACGCCGAAGATGCGGGCGATCATGTCCTCGGCATCCTCGCCGGATGCGCGCGGCGCCTCGGTCCTGGCCTTCCGCTCCGCCTCCCTCTGGCGCATCTGCTCCATGCGGCGAAACTCGGCCTCGCGCTGCTGGCGGTCGTAGCGGCTGCGCTTTTCCGGGTCGCGCAGGAGGTCGTAGGCGCGGCCGGCCTCGGTGAAGCGCACGGTTGCGAGCGGGTCGTCGTGATTCTGGTCGGGATGCACGGCCTTGGCCAGCGAGCGCCAGGCGGCCTTGATTTCCTCCTGGCCCGCATTTCGCTTCACGCCGAGGACCGAATAGGGATCACGCATAGTTTCCACCCGTTACCGTTTTACGGTCAAAGATAGCGATGAACGTCCTAATCGCCTGTTACGGATCAGGGTTGAGAAAGTGCAAACGCGCCGCGGGCGGGATCAGCCCTGGCGGTCGAAGGCGAGCAGCATCCATTCCCCGGTATTGCCCATGCAGGTGCGTCCGGTGAAGCTGGCGATGCCCTGGTAGGAATGCTTTGTCGTCACGAAATCGCGGCACGGCCGGCCGACGGAATCCTGGTTCTCGGCGATGCGGCTGATGACGCCCGCGCTGCCCGAGGCGGAATTCGCCCACGGAATGGGGCCGCCGGCGGTGCGCGTGAGATCGGCCGAGGACACGGCGTTGCGCACGGTGATCTCGTCGGTCAGTCGGTCGGCATTGCCGTTGGACACGGTGCTGGTGCGCACCGTCTTGTCGACGTTGCTGTCGGAGGAGAACAGGTCAAGACCGCTCATGCAGCCCGAAAGCACGACGCCGGACATCATGACGGCGACGAGCGCGAGGCTGCGCGTCCAGTTTGGCTTTGTCTCCGGTCGCGTCTTTGCTATGTCTTTCACTCCAGACTGCCTCATACAGCTAGATAGATCGGCATTGATTCAAATATGAGCGAGAATGCGTTAACAAGCGGTGACTTCACCGAGGAAAACGAACCCTACGCCCTGTTCGGCGCGTGGCTGGCGGAGGCGGGCAGGACGGAGCCGAACGACGCCAACGCGCTGGCGCTCGCCACCGTCGACGAGACGGGCCTGCCGAACGTCCGCATGGTCCTGCTCAAGGGCTTCGACGAGCGGGGCTTCGTCTTCTACACGAATTTCGAGAGCCGCAAGGGCGTGGAGATCCTCGGCGCCCGCAAGGCGGCCATGTGCTTCCACTGGAAATCGCTGCGCCGCCAGGTGCGCATTCGCGGCGACATCGAGATCGTGACGGATGCCGAGGCCGACGAATACTATGCCTCGCGCCCGCGCGGCAGCCGCATCGGCGCCTGGGCCTCCAAGCAGTCGCGCCCGCTGGAAAGCCGCTTCGCGCTGGAAAAGGCCGTCGCCGAATATACCGCGCGCTACGCCATCGGCGACATTCCCCGCCCGGCCCACTGGTCCGGCTTTCGCCTGAAGCCCGTCTCCATCGAATTCTGGCACGACCGCCCCTTCCGCCTGCACGACCGCGTCGAATTCCGCCGCGCGGAAGATGGCAAGGGCTGGACGAAGGTGCGGATGTATCCGTGAGCGATCAAGGCGGCGCGAGTGCAGAGGAAGTTCTCGGCCACTACGAGGCGCTGATCAACCGGCACGATTTCGATCTTCTCGTGCCGCTGATCGCGCAAGACGCCGTCTTCTGGTTCAATGATGGCTCCCATTCCGGTGTTGGCGAAATCCGCCAGGCCTTCGAAGAGACTTGGGCGAAGTTTCCGCTCGAACGTTACTGGCTGGAAGACAGGCGCTGGCTTGCCAAAGGCGAGGGGGCCGCCGGCTGCACCTATCACTTCTGCTGGCAGGCGAGCAAGGACGGTAAACTCGTGTCAGGCGGTGGTCGCGGTACGACGCTGTTGCGGCAGGACGCCGGCATCTGGCGCATCGTGCACGAGCATCTCAGCCAGTTTCCCCGTTGAGGGATCAGCGCCGCATCAGCTTGAAAGGAATGCCGGACGCCAAGGCTCCGACATATTTCGGCTTCTGGTAAAGCCCGTTCAGCGAGATGCGGGGAAGGGCGGTCGGCGTGTCGAAGGAGCGCGGGGATAGCGTGCCGGGCTCGGTCGTCACGGCGGCGCGGAAGCCGAGGTCGCGGGCGAGGCGGTATTCGCGCGGCGATGCGGCGGCGCGGTCGCCATAGGGATAGGCGAAGGTTTCCGGGCGCTGGCCGGTGATGGCGGCGATGCGCTCGGCCGACTGGTCCATCTCGAAGCGCGCGTCCTCCTCGTCGAGGCGCGAAAGCGCCCGGTGGCTCACCGTGTGGGCGCCGATCGAGGCGAGGGGGTTGAGCACGAGGCTTTTCAGTTCCGGCTCGCGCATGACAAGCCGTTCGGTGATCATCAGCGGGTCGATGCCGTGTGCGCTCGCCGCCGCGTCGAGCCGCTCGACGGCTGCGGCCTCGTCGGCCTCCACCTGGATGAACCGCGCGAAGCGGGCGTACGCCGCCTGCTTCTGGAAGGGCGTGGCGAGCGGCATGGTGACCGGGCCCGAGCCGAAGTCGAATTCGAGATGCGGGACGGCGCGCAGCAGCTCCGTCAGCGTTTCCCACCAGATGCCGTGCGTCTTGCCGGAAAGGCCCGGCGCGACGAAGACGGTGAACGGCACCTTGTGCCGGGTGAAGACCGGCTGGGCATGCACCGCATTGTTGCGATAGCCGTCGTCGAGCGTGAAGGTGGCGAAGCGTTCGCCGGGCCGGGCGATGGCAAGGCGCGCGGCAAGGTCGGCGAGCGCCACGAACTGGTAGCCTTCCTCCTGGAGGTGCTCGATGGCGGCCTCCAGGAATTCCGGCGTGATCTCCAGATGCGCATTGGGATCGAAGGCCTGCGGCACCTTGGGCCGCACATGATGCAGCGTGAAGATCGCGCCCACGCCGCGCGCCGAGGCCATCAGCCCGACGCGTTCCGCCAGATGCGCGAACTCCAGCCCGCCGGTGATCACGGCGCGCTTCAGTCCCTGTCGCATGACGCTGCGGATCGGCATGTCGGCTTCGTCCTCCCTCATCGTGTCTGGCGGTGTTTATCGCACCTCGTCGGTATCCGAGTGGTTAACAACGGCTTTCCTGTGACGCGGCGGCGTCGGCCGGCCGGACTGGAAGGTGAGGATACGGATGACCTCCATGAAGATGGTCGTGAGATCGGCGAGCATGTTTCGGTCCTCCATGCGTGTCGCGTGGCATGGATTGTCGGCCCGCTTGCCTCCGGTCCTCAAACGAGTTTATCGTCGACTTCGAATGACTTGAGGTTATGTGATGAAGCGTGGACGGTTGCCGCTGACGGCGCTGAGGAGTTTCGAGGCGGCGGGCCGGCTCGGCAGCTTCACGCTGGCCGCCGATGAACTCGCGGTCTCGCAGGCCGCCGTCAGCCGCCAGGTCAGGGAACTGGAGGCCGACCTCGGCAAGCCGCTCTTCGAGCGGCGCCACCGCAGCGTGCGCCTGACGCCGGCCGGCCGGGCGCTGCTCGCCGTGCTGTCGCGCGCCTTCGACGCCATCGACGGCAGTCTTTCGGAAATCCGCGGCCGGCGCGGCGGCGGGCTCCTGGAAATCAGCGCGGAACCGTCCTTCGCCGCCTGCTGGCTGGTGCCGCATCTCGACGGTTTCCGCAGCGCGCATCCGCAGATCGACGTCGCGGTCGATTCGGACATGCGGCTGATCGAGTTCCGCACGCACGAGGCCGAGATCGCCGTGCGGCACGGCATGGATGCGAAAGCCTGGCCGCGCACCGAGGTCGACCATCTGATCGACGTGGACCTGGTGCCGGTGATCGCCCCCGGCCTTCTTGCCAACGGTCCGCCCGTGAACGCGCCGGCCGACCTGCTCTTCCATACCCTGCTGCACGAGGAGAACCGCAGCGTCTGGGAGCGCTGGTTCGCCGCCGCCGGCCTGCCGGATGCCCCGCTCGGCCGTGCACAGATCTTTGCCGAGGGAAATCTGGTGCTGCAGGCCGCGCTGCGCGGCCATGGCGTCGCGCTGGTCGACAGCTTCCTCGCCGCCGAGGACATCGCCGCCGGCCGCCTGGTCCAGCCCTTCGACCTGTCGATCCGCCACGGCGCCTACTGGCTGGTGGCACGCAGCTTCAAGCGCCTCTCGCCGGAGGCCCGCGCCTTCCGCGACTGGCTGCTGCGGCGGATCGAAGCCTGAAAATCAGGCCTTCGTGCCGCCGACGGTGATCTGGTCCATGCGCAGATGCGGCTGGCCGACGCCGACCGGCACCCACTGGCCGGCCTTGCCGCAATTGCCGATGCCGGTATCGAGCTTCGTGTCGTTGCCGATCATCGAGACGCGGCGCATGGCGTCCGGCCCGTTGCCGATCAGCATGGCGCCCTTGACCGGCGCCGTGACCTTGCCGTTCTCGATGAGATAGGCCTCGGTGCAGCCGAAGACGAACTTGCCCGAAGTGATGTCCACCTGCCCGCCGCCGAAGGAGACGGCGTAGAGGCCGTTCTTCACCGAGGCGATGATTTCCTCCGGCGTCCTGTCGCCGGACAGCATGTAGGTGTTCGTCATGCGCGGCATCGGGCGGTGGGAATAGCCCTGGCGGCGGCCGTTGCCGGTCGCCTTCATGCCCATGAGGCGGGCATTCTGCCGGTCCTGCATGTAGCCGACCAGCTTTCCGTCCTCGATCAGCACGTTATAGGCAGACGGCGTGCCCTCGTCGTCGACGGTGATCGAGCCGCGGCGGTTGTCGATGGTGCCGTCGTCGACGACGGTGACGCCCCTGGCCGCAACCTGCTCGCCCATCAGCCCGGCAAAGGCCGAGGTCTTCTTGCGGTTGAAGTCGCCCTCGAGCCCGTGGCCGACGGCCTCGTGCAGCATCACGCCCGGCCAGCCGTTGGAGAGAACCACGTCCATCGTGCCCGCCGGCGCCTCGACGGCTTCGAGATTGATGAGCGCCTGGCGTAGCGCCTCGTCGGCGCCCGTGCGCCAGCTTTCGCCGGTGAGGAAGGCATCGAAGGTCGTGCGCCCGCCGATGCCGTAGCTGCCGGTCTCCTGGCGGTCGCCCTCGCCGACGACGACGGAAATGTTGACGCGGGTCATCGGGCGGACGTCCGTGACGCGGTGGCCGTCGGCGCGCAGGATGTTGACGACCTGCCAGCTCGCGGCGATCGACGCCGTCACCTGTCGCACCTTCGCGTCCTTGCCGCGCAGATAGGCATCGATCTCGGTCAGCAGCGCCACCTTCTGCTCGAAGGTCGGCGAGCCGATCGGATTGTCCTCCGTATAGAGCCGTCGATTGGTGCCGACGGGCGCGTCGGCATAATCGCCGGAATAGCCGCGCGTCACCGCGCCGGCCGCATCCGCCGCCCGCTTCAGCGCCGAAAGCGTCATCTCGCCCGAATGGGCGTAGCCGACCGCCTCGCCCGCGACGGCCCGCAGGCCGAAGCCCTGGTCGGTGTTGAAGCTCCCGCCCTTCAGGCGCCCGTTGTCGAAGGACAGCGACTCGGCCTGCGCATGTTCGAGGAACAGTTCGCCATCGTCCGCCCCCTTCAGCGTCTCCCGCAGCACCGCCTGAACGGACGCCTCGTCGGCATCGAAGAGGGAAAGAAGGTCGGTGTTCATGGGCGGCTCCGCAGAAGGGGTGGAACGTCTCCGCGTCTATGGAGCGGCACGTCCGGTCAGGTATCCCTCATGTAGAGACGGCGGGAGAGGTCGGCAAGTTTGTACTTCGCCATAGCCGTAAAACTTGACATCCTCTGCTCGGTGGGTCATGTTACATGTAACGATATAAAGGGTGCGACAATGGCCAAGGCGGTAAGCGAAAGAGTGCAGAAGCGCCGCAACGCGCTGCGGGCGAACGGCCTGCGGCCCGTGCAGATGTGGCTGCCCGACACGCGTCGTATCGGCTTTGCGGAGGAGTGCGTCCGGCAGGCCAGGAAGATTGCTGTCGCCGAGACGGACGACCGCGACCTCGATCGCTTCCTGGATGCGGCCTTCCTCGATCTCGTGGGCTCCGATACGTGAAACGCGGCGAT
It encodes the following:
- a CDS encoding LysR substrate-binding domain-containing protein, whose amino-acid sequence is MKRGRLPLTALRSFEAAGRLGSFTLAADELAVSQAAVSRQVRELEADLGKPLFERRHRSVRLTPAGRALLAVLSRAFDAIDGSLSEIRGRRGGGLLEISAEPSFAACWLVPHLDGFRSAHPQIDVAVDSDMRLIEFRTHEAEIAVRHGMDAKAWPRTEVDHLIDVDLVPVIAPGLLANGPPVNAPADLLFHTLLHEENRSVWERWFAAAGLPDAPLGRAQIFAEGNLVLQAALRGHGVALVDSFLAAEDIAAGRLVQPFDLSIRHGAYWLVARSFKRLSPEARAFRDWLLRRIEA
- the tldD gene encoding metalloprotease TldD; this translates as MNTDLLSLFDADEASVQAVLRETLKGADDGELFLEHAQAESLSFDNGRLKGGSFNTDQGFGLRAVAGEAVGYAHSGEMTLSALKRAADAAGAVTRGYSGDYADAPVGTNRRLYTEDNPIGSPTFEQKVALLTEIDAYLRGKDAKVRQVTASIAASWQVVNILRADGHRVTDVRPMTRVNISVVVGEGDRQETGSYGIGGRTTFDAFLTGESWRTGADEALRQALINLEAVEAPAGTMDVVLSNGWPGVMLHEAVGHGLEGDFNRKKTSAFAGLMGEQVAARGVTVVDDGTIDNRRGSITVDDEGTPSAYNVLIEDGKLVGYMQDRQNARLMGMKATGNGRRQGYSHRPMPRMTNTYMLSGDRTPEEIIASVKNGLYAVSFGGGQVDITSGKFVFGCTEAYLIENGKVTAPVKGAMLIGNGPDAMRRVSMIGNDTKLDTGIGNCGKAGQWVPVGVGQPHLRMDQITVGGTKA
- a CDS encoding antitoxin MazE family protein, which gives rise to MAKAVSERVQKRRNALRANGLRPVQMWLPDTRRIGFAEECVRQARKIAVAETDDRDLDRFLDAAFLDLVGSDT